The Stigmatopora nigra isolate UIUO_SnigA chromosome 23, RoL_Snig_1.1, whole genome shotgun sequence genome includes the window GGCTTGCTAGCCCTACTGGATCGACTCCGCAATGACATGATTGGACGCTTACTGGACGGCGTCATGAGGGACGTGACGGAAAAAGCTAAATCATATAGCCACGACAGGTTGGCGTCGGGTCGGGGTCGTCGGAGCTCGAGCTAATGGTCAATGGCTGACTTCGGTCTTCTCCAAACCGTTTAGGTGGTTTTCTCATCCGTCCCAACACGACTTATCCACCATGTCTTTGTCCAGTTCCGCATgtcccatgatgctttgcatCCGGGACTGTCTATTGAACCTGAATCAGCTTTTAAGTTTAACTCTCTTCCAGTTGGCTTGGCAAGGCCTGGCAGAAAGATTAGACTCGTTTCTCTACCAGGAAGTAAGAATCCAAACGATTGGTCGAAAAAAGTGGATTGGCGTTACAATGCATTGTTATCCTGTCTTTCTCAGGTGGTTCTGTCCAATCATTTTAGCGACGGTGGTGCAGCTCAACTCCAATTTGACATGACCAGGAatctttttccactttttggTCACTACTGCAAAAGACCGGAGAACTTTTTTAAACAGTAAGTGtagaaaaaacaggaaataaccaaaacaaacaataattcacttcatttttttctcctagtGTGAAGGAAGCATGCATTATCTTGTGCCTTAACGTGGGCTCTGCAATCCTCCTGAAGGACCTCATCAAGGAATCCAATTCGCCAAACGACACCACGACAAAATTGCCTGGAAACGACGACCCATCACCGCAATCGGCTTTAAACGAATTGGGCGTTTACTACTTGGCATCCAGTGATGTTTTAATACTTCTTAATCTCAGAGCCTCCTGGCCTGGACAGTGAGAATTGGTTGTCAAACTAGTTTCATTCCATTAATATCATCCACTAAATGTATATTGTCATTGAAAAATCCATCCAAGTTCTTTTCTGGAATCTTTCTTGGTGTGATGACTGCTTttattacaaaaagaaaacacattttacaaaatataacatcacTTTTTCTGAAGCTAAGGCAGATTTTTGGACTCCATACCACAAACAAGGTCATTTTCTTAACACAGGAGGATTTTTATGCCGTTTTAAACATTTGAGAAAGTGTTCTCATCTCCAATTTGGACGGAACAACTACTTCCCATTCTGCTCTATAACTTGGATATTAATGTTCTCCTTCTTCCCCTTGTGTCCTGTTAGTTTGAGGTTTTTCTCTGTGAAAACAATCTCCGATTCCTCCTCGTCTGAATCCGAACTGTCGTCTTCTTGAGATTCATCGTCAGATCCGCTTAATTCTACCAGCGCGATGTCCTGGAAGTAGCAAGAAAAAACAGAATGAAGACGACATGGACATACAAAGTCATCACAATTAACAGCCAGAAAGATAGGTCACCATTTCTATCACTTTCTTCGCCGCCTCGATGTTCTCTATGTCAAAATGTCCTTCAGGCgcttcttccatctgctgctttAGCTTTTCATTGGCTTTTGCGATCTGTGGGAGAAAGCTTTGTAGCCGATCCAGCActttaacacacacaaaaaaaaaaaacatttgtcataatgatgtttcttcttcttctctttagATGCTATGATTACAATTCATCTCACCACTGCTTTGTGGTACTCTCTCAGTCTTCAGGGGAACTGGAGGTTTAAGGAGCAGCTTTTCAGCGAAACCTAAGGAGTCAAAATGGCAAAATTTGTCAAAGATTAAATATTGACACTTATCCAATGGCACAATCCACTTTACGTACATATTCGTTCCAATCGGAACAACAGAACAGTACAATGAGGAACCCACACTTTATACCCTAAATCGCAAAAGGTTTCAATTTAACATCCCTTTTAGTAGCaatatttggttttatttactCACCTCCGCTGGTGCCACATGCCAGCAAATCCTGTGAAGTCGTTTTACTATTTTCTCCCATTATAGAAACTTCACAACTACAAAATCGTGCCACTGAGTTTTAGTCAAGTCAACATCCGGGTTAGAGATAACATAAATGACGCTACTAATTATGTTCTGCCCTCTAGCGTAGAGGATGAATGTAGTTCTTTTAAAGGGAAAAGACACCTTTTCCTGTTAACTTCTACCACATTTTCTCATTAATTAAGCAacattatatattatgtatgtatatatcataTATGTTTAAATTGTATTCTTGCTCAAGAGGACATCTCACTGCGATAGAgttgtttattttagatatacTACGTGTAATGAAACGAGGGCGACGTCGGCAGGAATGCGAGTGAGTCATCTTGATTGAATACAGAATCTTTGGTCAGCCCATCGCCGAGGCTGTGTCATCATCGCCCCTAATTATTTTCGATTTTGGATGGAAAATCCTGCACAGCCAAGGTATATAACTCccgaatataacatattttacattgccATGATTTGAATTATGATCCATCGATCTGATTATTCCGAGAATGTTTCACGCTACTAACGGTTTCCGTAATCTATACATACGTTATAGAGTAGTGTTTAAGCTGCCAAACATTTCGCATTTGTACACAGCTAATGTAGCACAATGTTAACTGACGCAAATATCAACCTACAAAACacgttattttttaaaagtcttctTGCAATAGAAGGCCAAGTTTTTATATAAGTGGGGAAGTCTTAAGCTTTACTAAGAATCCGTATATTGATGCATATTTTCTGACTAAAACTATGGGTTTCAGTTCCAAATCGGAAAATATTAACCACCATTATTATGTCCACAAATCACAAGCATACTTCTTGCATATCCCCCATTTGTCTTCTGGTAATAATAGTTTTGTGCAGGTATTGATACTGAAAATACTGTAGATGTTggtaaaaatttgacagatgggccgggtcagcacaagatatgatacatataaaaaagtgcatccgttaccAGTACATGTCCTTCTTTTCTTAAGACATCTCCAACAATAATGGACACCCCAgcattgtcattataaaaaaaacgactAGTGGGAGATGAGACGTCACCACACGACATCCCATCATGAGTATCCAGAGTCTGGGCGGAGCTCCCGGTGACTCGCCGGGCTCTAGCCTGATGGTCCGAACCAGCGCCGTCCGAAATCCTCTAACCCTAAAATCGGCGGGTCGGATCGGCTCCCTCTTTCAAAGCATGGTCCCGAGCGGCTATAGCAAACTCCAAGAGGAGCGTCTAGCCATGACGGATCCGGTCGACAAACCCGAAAACGGCTCCATCCAAAATGGCTACAGGCAAGAGACGCCTCACCTGGAAGGCCGGCGACTGCTGGACCGCGCCTCTCGCTCGTCCGGCGCTCTGTCGGAGGGCGGAGACGGAAACTACTCGGAACTGGAACCCATGCTCCCCGAGAGGAGGCTTTCTGGGAATGAGAcggaagaagatgaagaggaagaggagcaaGCGGTTGTCCACATCCTGCCCAAAGAGTCGCCATTGGCTATGGCTTTGCAGATCCTTCTGCCCTTCCTATTGGCTGGTTTTGGAACTGTGTCAGCCGGTATGGTGTTGGATGTTGTGCAGGTAATGCTAATtgcaaattaataataatt containing:
- the nopchap1 gene encoding NOP protein chaperone 1; this encodes MGENSKTTSQDLLACGTSGGFAEKLLLKPPVPLKTERVPQSSVLDRLQSFLPQIAKANEKLKQQMEEAPEGHFDIENIEAAKKVIEMDIALVELSGSDDESQEDDSSDSDEEESEIVFTEKNLKLTGHKGKKENINIQVIEQNGK